The Bacteroidota bacterium region GTATTTCCTAAAATCTTAGTTATTGATAATATTACATTTGGAACACTTTGGTATGTACCTGATAATCGGAGTACAATAGCTATGATTGTAGCTATCAAAATTGGGTTAAAAAATTTCCTCCAATTAAATTTACTATTTACCGACTCTTTATTTTTAAAAAAAAGATGATAAGTATTAAACATAAAAGCAGGAAAAAAAAGTGTAAACAAAAAAAGCTCAACTAATATCGTAGAACTATCTCCCCAAAGATTTTGAATAATTGCCATTGGGACAAAAATAGCATTTGGATACAATAGACTTATCCCAAATTCAGGTCTGAATTTTTTTCTTATCAGTTTCATTCCGGCTATTGACAACAAAAACGTTACACCAATAAAACCTACCCACCAAAATGGTAATATCCACCATTCAGAGAAATTTACCGGATTAAAGTGTAAAATAATATTTGTAAAAATCAAAGAAGGTAGTGCAATATCGAGAATTAGTGGTGAAAGAACATCAAGTATTTTTATCGGTACAATTTTTCTTGATATAATGGTAAAACCAATAAATCCTATACCAACTAATATTAAAATCGATTCAAATACTTTCCAGAAAATCATTACATTAATCTTTAAACTTGATACTCATTTAAAATCTGTTGAGCATGCTCTTTGGTTTTTACTTTGTTAAATATTTTCTCAATTTTCCCTTCTTCGTCTATCACAAAAGTTTTTCTTAAAACAGCAAGTTTGACTTTACCAAACATCATTTTTTCTCCCCATGCAGAATAATCCTTTAGAATTTTTCTTTCAACATCAGAAATCAAATCAAAGTTCAAACTATGTTTTGCTATAAATTTTTGATGAGAATTATCACTATCGGGACTAACACCTAAAATATGAAATCCTTTATTCTTTAGTTCCTGAAAATTATCTCTTAAATTACAAGCTTCAGCAGTACATCCAGGGGTATTGTCTTTTGGATAAAAGTACAATATTAGTTTTTTCCCTTTAAAAGTGTTTAAACTTATTTCTTTGCCATCTTGGTTTTGAGCATTTATTTCCGGAGCTTTATCCCCAATTTTTAATCCCGTCATAATAATTAGTTTAAATTTTCTTTTAATTTTTTATATCCGAACATCTGTTTTGATTTAATTTCTTTAGACACAAAAGAAGGAACCATTTTTACCCAAATAGGATTGCCTTCTTGAATATATTTCAATACTGTTCTTGAAAAAATATGCAATTTAGTTATATCTGCATTTGTAATTTGAGCCAATTTATTTGTATCAAGTAAATAATTATATATGTGTCGGGATTCGTCTTTTATTATTACGTTTTCAGATGTTAAAAGTTCATCCTTTCCAGATTGTTGGGCAGGATAAACATATATCTTTACGTTATTTTGAAATAGTTTTCCAAATCCTTCCATTATACCTCCATGCAAATTTTTGTAGTAATCTTTCAGAAAAAGATTTTGTAATGACAAAGAGGATGTTATGATTCCTAAATTGTAAATTTTAAAAATGTCAAAATATTCTACAAATTCATAGTGAAACTTTAAATCAGAAACCATTACATTAATTCCCAATCCATTTATTAAGTCAACACGATTTAGGAAATCACTTTCGTCATATTCCAAATCTTTTAATAAATTTTCGATGCTAATTTCACAGAATAATAATGTTTCTTCTCCATTATAGCTTTTGTCTTTTTTAAACGTTTCAAAACCTTTCTCAAGCATATCAAGTGCAACATAAGTTATCGGGCGAAAATTCCCCCTTAAAACCATTATGTTTTTTTTGTAGAAAATATCTGATGGAGGTTTCACATTATGCAAACTATCAAATAATGTTGCATTTGTCATTTTGTTTTTAACAAGTTGCAGGCTTAAAGATCTGTTATCAATTTCGTTAAACTCAGGACCTGTCATTTTTATCATATCTATTTCAAGTTTATCTCTTGAAATAAAGTCCATTAAAGATTGAAGAAAACTATTTGTGTAATTGTAGTAATAATAAGATGCATAAACTAAGTTAACACCAATGATACCAAGTGTTCTTTGTTGTAAAATATTATCTTTTTCATACATTTTTACATGCATGAGTATTTCATTTGGTTCATGTCCCGGATGTAATTGAAATCGTATTCCTACCCATCCATGACTTTCATTTGTTTTTTGATAATTGATTGCTGAAACTGTATTTGCAAATGCAAAAAATCTAATATTATTAGGATGTTTATTTTTTAATGAAGAAACTAATTGGCTATATTCAATTGAAAGCATTTTTTTTAGCCTTTCTTCACTAACATATCTTTTGCTGTTTGTTTTTCCGTATAAGGAATTGCTCATTCCCATATCGTAAGCAGAAATAGTTTTTGCAATTGTTTGAGAAGAAGCTCCTGCTTTAAAAAAATAATTTGCGACCTCCTGACCTGCACCTATTTCAGCAAAAGTGCCAAAGATGCTTTGGTCTAAATTTATTTTTAAAGTTTTTTGTTTTATATTACTGTGAGGTTCAACATTCATTATCTACTCTAAATCTATTAAAAAAGCTTAATCCATCTTTTGAAGAAATGAGAATAAAAAGGTCAAGCATTGTTGATCTGCTTTGACCTTTTTTTTAAACCCATACCCAAACTTTATAAAAATTCAGGTATAGGTCTTTCAATAAATTAAATACGTTACTAAATTTAATTTAAGGGGGTTCTATTCTTCAATAAGTTCAAAATCATCTTTTCCTACACCACATTCTGGGCAAATCCAGTCATCAGGGATGTCTTCAAAAGCTGTTCCCGGCTCAATTCCACCATCGGGGTCACCTACTTTGGGGTCATAAATATAACCACATACTTCACATTCATACTTTTTCATAATATTCTATTTTAGTTATTAATAATTAGTTTCTTTTATTTCAAAATAAGATTGAGGGTGCAAACATGCAGGACATATTTCGGGAGCTTTAGTTCCTTCATGCAAATATCCGCAATTACGACATTTCCAAACAATCTTACTGTTTCTTTCAAACACTTTACCTTCCTCAAGATTGGAAAATAATTTTGTATATCTTTCCTCGTGTGCTTTTTCTACTTTAGCAATCATTCTATAAGCAGTTGCAATCTCTTTGAAACCTTCTTCATCTGCTACTTTTGCAAATTCAGGATAAAGTTCTGTCCATTCTTCATTTTCACCCTCAGCAGAGGCTTTTAGGTTTTCAAGTGTGGTTCCTATTTTTCCTGCAGGATAAATTGCAGTGATTTCAACTGCTCCTCCTTCAAGAAATTTAAAAAACCTTTTTGCATGTTCTTTTTCATTCAATGCTGTTTCTGCAAATATTGCCGAGATTTGTTCCAAACCTTCTTTTTTTGCCTGTTTGGCAAAATAATCATATCGCATTCTTGCCTGAGATTCTCCAGCAAATGATTTTAACAAATTCTGTTCTGTTTTTGTTCCTTTTAATGATTCCATTTTAATTATTTATAGCCCCCTCAATTATATGTGAGAATAATACTTCATAAATTGGATTCTTTCAAAAGCAGCACCGTCTTTTGATTTTTCATAACTAAGTTGTCCTCTAAAGTTAGCTAAAGAATTATAATTATTTTTCTTCATCCAATCTTCTAATCCCTTAATTATTTCGCCAATATATTCATCTTTATTCTTGTAAATAGTTGAAACTATTTGAACTGCTTGAGCACCGGCAAGTATTTGCTTTACAACGCCTTCGCTGTCATGAATTCCTGTTGTTGCAACTAATGGAAGTTTTATTTTATGACTTAACAAAGCTATCCACCTTAACGAAACAGTTATTTCGTTTGCTGTACTAAATACATTTGAACTTTTGATTTCCATTTTGTCTAAATCTATATCAGGGCTGTAATATCTATTAAATAAAACAAAGGAATCCAAATCTTTTGTCCAGCTTAATTTTTGAATTAACTGAGCCAAACCTGCTGAATAATGACTCATTTTTAAGGCGATAGGTAGTTTAACATTTTTTCTTACTTCAGAAATAATATCAAAATATTTTTTTTCATTATCTGCACTACTTAAATTTACATCGGAAGGAAGCATCGAAACATTTATTTCAATTGCATCAGCACCGGCATCTTCAATTTTTTTTGCAAAAGAAATCCATTCATTTGCAGTAACACAATTTACACTTGCAATAATAGGAATGTCAACAGAATCTTTTGCTCCTTTAATTAAATCTATATAATCACTAGTACTTTTCTCTTTTGTGTAATAGCGAGCATAGTCATGTGCTTCCGGGTAATCACTATAATCCTGATTTTCGTTTTTATCCATCTCCATTAAAATTTGTTCTTCAAAAAGAGATTTGAGAACAACAGCTCCTGCACCTGATTCTGCAAGTTTTTTAATTTTTTCAACAGAATCAGTTAATCCTGAGCTTCCGATAATAATTGGATTTTTTAAATCCAATCCTAAATATTTTACAGATAAATCCATGTTTTAGTTTTTTTTTAATTTTATATTATCTTTATTTTGTTTCGTCAATAAATGTTCTTTGCTGTAGTTCTTTGTCAAGCATTACTAATCCGTGTTTACTTCCTTCCATCATTTTTAACTGCTGTAATATTTTATCTACATTAGCTTCTTCCTCAACTTGTTCTGCAACAAACCATTGTAAAATATTATATGTAGCATGATCTTTTTCTTCCAAAGAAATATCAACCAAATTATTTATTAGTGCTGTAACTTTTTGCTCATGTTCCAAAGTTTCTTCTATTACATTTATTACATCTTTCCATTCTGTTTTTACAGCATCAATTTGTTTTAACAAAACTCGTCCACCACGATCATTGACATAATCAAAAAATTTCATTACATGCGAAATTTCTTCCTGATATTGAACTTTCATCCAATTCCCAAAACCTGGTAAATTTTCTTTTTCAAAATAAGCTGCCATTGACAAGTAAAAGTATGCTGACCAGTATTCAGCATTAATCTGCTTATTTAGTTCTTTTTCAATTTTTTTACTTAGCATAATTAGTATTATTTAAAAATTATAGGATACAAAATAAAATATTTTGCATCCTATTTTGAAATTTATTCTACAGTAACAGCAACTTCTTCACTTTGCCACAAACCGTGTTTTGTGCAAAATGCTTGAGCTATCAGTTTCATGTTCTTTTGAGGAACAATGTAAAAGTCAACTTCTAAATTATTTGCTTCGTTACCTAATGCTCCTTCAATAAAATTTGCTTCGGCAAGCATTTTTTCAGCATTCCATAATTGCACCCAAGCAATGTAATGGTCAGGATCATCAGGATGAGGGTATTGATCCCCAACTTTTACTTTTACTTTAAATTTTTCTCCTTTTTTTGCATTGTTTTCACAATGTAAAAAAGCAGAATGTCTGTCAATATAATCTTTTTTTGCTTCTCTATCTATTTGAGAAATATCTTGGTATTTATTAATTTTCATAATTTTTAAGTTTAATATTTTTTTACAATTTTTTATGACATAACCACCAGTCATAACATTCAAATTCTCCTTTTTCTGCTTTTTGAATTCTTTCATTTGCAGTTTCTACATCAGTAGCAGGAGGTATTATTACATGGTCGTTTATCATTTCATTATTTGGCCAATTTGCTGGCATAGCAACTCCGTTTTTATCAGATACCTGCATTGCTTCTACTGCTCTTAATAT contains the following coding sequences:
- a CDS encoding TonB-dependent receptor — translated: MNVEPHSNIKQKTLKINLDQSIFGTFAEIGAGQEVANYFFKAGASSQTIAKTISAYDMGMSNSLYGKTNSKRYVSEERLKKMLSIEYSQLVSSLKNKHPNNIRFFAFANTVSAINYQKTNESHGWVGIRFQLHPGHEPNEILMHVKMYEKDNILQQRTLGIIGVNLVYASYYYYNYTNSFLQSLMDFISRDKLEIDMIKMTGPEFNEIDNRSLSLQLVKNKMTNATLFDSLHNVKPPSDIFYKKNIMVLRGNFRPITYVALDMLEKGFETFKKDKSYNGEETLLFCEISIENLLKDLEYDESDFLNRVDLINGLGINVMVSDLKFHYEFVEYFDIFKIYNLGIITSSLSLQNLFLKDYYKNLHGGIMEGFGKLFQNNVKIYVYPAQQSGKDELLTSENVIIKDESRHIYNYLLDTNKLAQITNADITKLHIFSRTVLKYIQEGNPIWVKMVPSFVSKEIKSKQMFGYKKLKENLN
- a CDS encoding desulfoferrodoxin family protein encodes the protein MMKINKYQDISQIDREAKKDYIDRHSAFLHCENNAKKGEKFKVKVKVGDQYPHPDDPDHYIAWVQLWNAEKMLAEANFIEGALGNEANNLEVDFYIVPQKNMKLIAQAFCTKHGLWQSEEVAVTVE
- a CDS encoding rubredoxin, with amino-acid sequence MKKYECEVCGYIYDPKVGDPDGGIEPGTAFEDIPDDWICPECGVGKDDFELIEE
- the bcp gene encoding thioredoxin-dependent thiol peroxidase, whose product is MTGLKIGDKAPEINAQNQDGKEISLNTFKGKKLILYFYPKDNTPGCTAEACNLRDNFQELKNKGFHILGVSPDSDNSHQKFIAKHSLNFDLISDVERKILKDYSAWGEKMMFGKVKLAVLRKTFVIDEEGKIEKIFNKVKTKEHAQQILNEYQV
- a CDS encoding ferritin codes for the protein MLSKKIEKELNKQINAEYWSAYFYLSMAAYFEKENLPGFGNWMKVQYQEEISHVMKFFDYVNDRGGRVLLKQIDAVKTEWKDVINVIEETLEHEQKVTALINNLVDISLEEKDHATYNILQWFVAEQVEEEANVDKILQQLKMMEGSKHGLVMLDKELQQRTFIDETK
- a CDS encoding rubrerythrin family protein codes for the protein MESLKGTKTEQNLLKSFAGESQARMRYDYFAKQAKKEGLEQISAIFAETALNEKEHAKRFFKFLEGGAVEITAIYPAGKIGTTLENLKASAEGENEEWTELYPEFAKVADEEGFKEIATAYRMIAKVEKAHEERYTKLFSNLEEGKVFERNSKIVWKCRNCGYLHEGTKAPEICPACLHPQSYFEIKETNY
- a CDS encoding dihydroorotate dehydrogenase-like protein; its protein translation is MDLSVKYLGLDLKNPIIIGSSGLTDSVEKIKKLAESGAGAVVLKSLFEEQILMEMDKNENQDYSDYPEAHDYARYYTKEKSTSDYIDLIKGAKDSVDIPIIASVNCVTANEWISFAKKIEDAGADAIEINVSMLPSDVNLSSADNEKKYFDIISEVRKNVKLPIALKMSHYSAGLAQLIQKLSWTKDLDSFVLFNRYYSPDIDLDKMEIKSSNVFSTANEITVSLRWIALLSHKIKLPLVATTGIHDSEGVVKQILAGAQAVQIVSTIYKNKDEYIGEIIKGLEDWMKKNNYNSLANFRGQLSYEKSKDGAAFERIQFMKYYSHI
- a CDS encoding AEC family transporter codes for the protein MIFWKVFESILILVGIGFIGFTIISRKIVPIKILDVLSPLILDIALPSLIFTNIILHFNPVNFSEWWILPFWWVGFIGVTFLLSIAGMKLIRKKFRPEFGISLLYPNAIFVPMAIIQNLWGDSSTILVELFLFTLFFPAFMFNTYHLFFKNKESVNSKFNWRKFFNPILIATIIAIVLRLSGTYQSVPNVILSITKILGNTALPLILILIGGNVYVDFKRKGKIQLKAVLIFVTLKNFLFPLIILAILVIIKPAFSVAFLIFLLSAVPPITAIPILTNKVGGNVSLTNQFLISSFLVSIISIPLLMLVFELFFSLN